A section of the Telopea speciosissima isolate NSW1024214 ecotype Mountain lineage chromosome 3, Tspe_v1, whole genome shotgun sequence genome encodes:
- the LOC122653484 gene encoding NADH dehydrogenase [ubiquinone] iron-sulfur protein 1, mitochondrial, which produces MGLGLLALRASRTSALNRLPRAFASQNPSSNAIIRGIVSTTELQNPEAAAAQPEPAPELPPRKPLAGARVHFTKPDDAIEVFVDGYPVKVPKGMTVLQACEIAGVDIPRFCYHSRLSVAGNCRMCLVEVEKSPKPVASCAMPALPGMKIKTDTPIAKKAREGVMEFLLMNHPLDCPICDQGGECDLQDQSMAFGSDRGRFTEMKRSVVDKNLGPLVKTVMTRCIQCTRCVRFATEVAGVQDLGMLGRGSGEEIGTYVEKLMTSELSGNVIDICPVGALTSKPFAFKARNWELKGTESIDVTDAVGSNIRIDSRGPEVMRILPRLNEDINEEWISDKTRFCYDGLKRQRLNDPMIRGPDGRFKAVTWRDALAVVAEVLHQVKPEEIVGVAGKLSDAESMMALKDLLNRMGSNNIWCEGNGLNPQADLRSAFLLNSSISGLEKADVFLLVGTQPRVEAAMVNARIRKTVRATQAKVGYIGPPTDLNYDHKHLGTGPQTLLEIAEGRHPFCSALLHAKNPAVIVGSGLFERKDKDAILSAVETIAKLGKVVKPDSNGLNVLLLNAAQAAALDLGLVPESGNSIESAKFLYLMGADDVDMDKVPGDAFVVYQGHHGDRSVYRANVILPASAFSEKEGTYENTEGCSQETLPAVPIVGDARDDWKIIRAISEVAGIRLPYDTLGAVRSRIRSVAPNLLHLDEREPPTISSAVKPQFSQRVSIAPFGSAVENFYMTDSITRASKIMAQCTAQLLK; this is translated from the exons ATGGGGTTGGGCTTATTAGCTCTCAGAGCTTCGAGGACCTCAGCACTGAATCGCCTGCCAAGGGCTTTCGCATCTCAAAACCCTAGCAGCAATGCTATCATCAGAGGGATCGTTTCGACTACGGAGCTTCAAAACCCAGAAGCCGCAGCTGCGCAGCCTGAACCAGCACCAGAGCTTCCTCCTCGCAAACCATTGGCTGGAGCTAGGGTTCATTTCACCAAACCCGACGATGCAATCGAGGTCTTTGTCGATGGCTACCCCGTGAAGGTCCCTAAAGGGATGACGGTCTTACAGGCCTGCGAGATCGCCGGTGTCGACATTCCTCGTTTCTGTTACCATAGTCGCCTTTCCGTCGCAGGCAATTGTCGTATGTGCTTGGTCGAGGTCGAAAAATCGCCCAAGCCTGTTGCTTCTTGTGCCATGCCTGCCCTTCCAG GGATGAAAATTAAGACTGATACACCTATTGCGAAGAAGGCACGCGAAGGGGTTATGGAGTTTTTGCTGATGAATCATCCATTAGATTGTCCGATTTGCGATCAGGGTGGAGAATGCGATCTGCAGGACCAGTCAATGGCTTTTGGATCCGATCGGGGCCGCTTTACCGAAATGAAGAGATCAGTGGTTGATAAGAATCTCGGCCCCTTGGTGAAGACTGTGATGACTCGATGTATCCAGTGTACAAG ATGTGTCAGATTTGCTACCGAGGTTGCTGGAGTTCAGGATCTTGGCATGTTAGGTCGTGGGAGCGGAGAAGAAATTGGGACTTATGTTGAAAAACTTATGACAAGTGAGCTTTCTGGAAATGTGATAGATATATGCCCTGTGGGTGCTCTGACTTCAAAGCCATTTGCTTTTAAAGCTCGAAATTGGGAGTTAAAGGGCACAGAGAGTATAGATGTTACAGATGCGGTTGGGTCCAACATTAGGATTGATAGTAGGGGTCCAGAGGTCATGAGAATCCTCCCACGGTTGAATGAG GATATTAATGAGGAATGGATTTCAGATAAAACACGTTTCTGTTATGATGGGCTGAAAAGACAGAGGCTAAATGACCCTATGATTCGTGGCCCAGATGGACGCTTTAAGGCAGTAACCTGGCGCGATGCCCTTGCTGTGGTTGCTGAGGTTCTCCACCAAGTTAAACCTGAGGAAATTGTTGGAGTTGCTGGTAAGCTGTCAGATGCAGAGTCCATGATGGCACTGAAAGACCTCTTGAACAGGATGGGATCAAACAACATATGGTGTGAAGGAAATGGGTTGAATCCTCAGGCTGATCTGCGGTCAGCATTCCTTCTAAATAGTAGCATCTCTGGCCTTGAGAAGGCAGATGTTTTCCTTTTGGTTGGCACCCAG CCAAGGGTTGAAGCTGCTATGGTGAATGCGAGAATTCGCAAGACTGTGCGTGCAACCCAAGCCAAGGTGGGCTACATTGGTCCTCCAACTGATTTGAACTATGATCACAAGCATCTTGGCACAGGCCCTCAAACACTTCTTGAAATTGCGGAGGGTCGACATCCATTTTGCTCGGCACTCTTGCATGCCAAAAATCCTGCCGTCATTGTTGGTTCTGGGCTCTTTGAACGCAAGGACAAAGATGCAATACTATCTGCTGTTGAAACCATTGCTAAGCTTGGAAAGGTGGTTAAACCTGACTCGAATGGCCTCAATGTTCTGCTTCTCAATGCTGCCCAAGCTGCAGCTCTAGATCTTGGGCTTGTTCCAGAATCTGGCAACAGCATTGAGTCTGCAAAGTTTTTGTATTTGATGGGTGCTGATGATGTGGACATGGACAAGGTCCCAGGTGATGCTTTTGTGGTGTATCAAGGGCACCATGGTGACCGCAGTGTCTATCGAGCCAACGTCATACTCCCAGCATCAGCATTCAGTGAGAAAGAAGGGACATATGAAAATACTGAAGGATGCAGTCAAGAGACATTGCCTGCAGTCCCAATAGTTGGAGATGCTAGGGATGATTGGAAAATAATTAGGGCTATTTCAGAAGTGGCTGGAATACGGCTACCATATGATACACTTGGGGCTGTCAGGTCCCGGATCAGGTCTGTGGCACCAAACCTGTTGCACCTGGACGAAAGAGAACCTCCCACAATTTCCAGTGCAGTGAAGCCCCAGTTTAGCCAGAGGGTGAGTATAGCACCATTTGGATCAGCTGTAGAAAATTTCTACATGACAGATTCAATAACTCGGGCATCAAAGATAATGGCACAGTGCACAGCCCAACTGTTGAAGTGA